A segment of the Brevundimonas sp. M20 genome:
CAGCCGGACGGCCAGGTCGTCGCCATTCGCCCCGAACTCCTGGACCTCCCAGAAAAGGTCCGGCACGGCCTCGACCAGGCCAGAGATGGCGGCGATGACCTGATCGCGGGTCGCGCGGTCGCCGAAATAGACGATCTCGTCGCTGACGAAGGCGTCCAGGCGCTGGAACTGGCGCGCGTTAAGCACCTCGATGTAGTCGGCGTAGAATTTTCGGGCGTCGAACGTGGACATTCTCATCATCCTCTGGCTCCGGACCGGAGCCCTTCCGGTGGGGGGGGGAAGCGTTTCGCAGAGACCCGCCACGGGACGAGCCGCGCCCAGACGCGAAAATCCGGCGCGCGATCATCTCCGCTATTATGTAGCGGTCACTGCATAAACAGATAGAAACGTTGCCAGCGACGGGTCAATCGATTTATGAAGTGATCGATGCAAAAAGAACGCCAGCCCGCAGACGAGACGCGCCCCACGCCCGTGGCGGGCGTGCGGGGCCGGCCCCGCGTCTTTGATCGCGACAGGGCGCTGGCTGAGGCGACCCGGCTCTTCTGGCGCAAGGGCTATGAGGCGACGTCCATTGCGGACCTGACACAGGCAATGGGTGTCGGCACGACCAGTCTGTACGCCGCCTTCGGCTCCAAGGACGCCCTCTACGCCGAAGCCCTCCAGCATTATGTGGATACCTACGGCGATCTCGCGCTCGGCCGATTCCGAGCGGCGGCGACGGCGCGCGAGGCGGCCTCCGCCTACCTCCTCGACTCTGCGGCGGTCCTGACCGGGTCGGTTCCCGACCTTCCCAGAGGCTGCATGGCCACCTTGGCTACGGTCTCAAGCGAGGGCCATGAGGCCCTGGCCGACGTCGTGCGCCTCAATCGTCTCGGAGGCTTTCACATGCTGCGGGACCGTTTCGCCAGAGGCGTCGATCAGGGCGACCTCCCCCCCACGACGGATGTGTCCGGTCTCGCGACCTTCATCCAGACCGTTCAGAGCGGAATGTCCATCCTCGCCCGGGACGGGGCCGACCGGGCGGCTCTGGAGCGCGCGGCGGAGATCGCGCTGTGCGGGTGGGACCGGTTTGTGGACGGCGCCTGAGGCCTCCGCTCCGGCGCGGCGGTCCGGCATTCCCGTGCGTTCGTCCCGGAGTCTTGTCCATTCCTCTTTCTGTCGGCTCGATGCGGCGTGTAGGACGGAGAGGGAACAGGAGGGCCTCGGATGCTGGCGCGTGTCGGACCGGTGAAACTGCGGCTGCAGGTGATGAGCGCCGAGACAGGCGCGATGGGTCCGGGCAAGGCTGCGGTCCTG
Coding sequences within it:
- a CDS encoding ester cyclase, which codes for MSTFDARKFYADYIEVLNARQFQRLDAFVSDEIVYFGDRATRDQVIAAISGLVEAVPDLFWEVQEFGANGDDLAVRLINRGTPVLPFLGLEPTGEAFEINEFAVYRVRDGRFTHMSNVHDAVALRAQLGG
- a CDS encoding TetR/AcrR family transcriptional regulator — translated: MQKERQPADETRPTPVAGVRGRPRVFDRDRALAEATRLFWRKGYEATSIADLTQAMGVGTTSLYAAFGSKDALYAEALQHYVDTYGDLALGRFRAAATAREAASAYLLDSAAVLTGSVPDLPRGCMATLATVSSEGHEALADVVRLNRLGGFHMLRDRFARGVDQGDLPPTTDVSGLATFIQTVQSGMSILARDGADRAALERAAEIALCGWDRFVDGA